A genomic stretch from Labeo rohita strain BAU-BD-2019 unplaced genomic scaffold, IGBB_LRoh.1.0 scaffold_153, whole genome shotgun sequence includes:
- the LOC127158511 gene encoding NLR family CARD domain-containing protein 3, with translation MNFHEKKDYQDTDFKMSSPSAESRCDPPIKNLSSDFSDASVISDHSRCKRQRTEPPEPSGVSVKSDASMMDPPALSEATVTSDPSRRKKCELNRSVPSTSHSQTHIRQERTEAVLRTDTLKMANLQRVKDQHKISIKIKYERLFEGNKLQENETLLNRIYTQLYVIEGKFEGVNEEHEVLQMEKTVRTQHFQDTPIDCNDIFKASPKPGCEEKVQIKTVLTKGIAGIGKTVSVQKFVLDWADGKANQDVDFMFVLPFRELNLIRDHYYSLHRLLLDFHPELQDLDSKIYEECKVVFIFDGLDESRITLMFSDAQKVCDVNESSSVGVLMSNLMKGELLPSALIWITSRPAAANQIPFKYINHVTEIQGFSEPQMEEYFRKRFSDQHQVSRIISHIRRARSLHIMCHIPVFCWISSTVLQKLLKEDLSVEIPQTLTEMYIHFLRIHINMRNQKYEERDSEKLLQSNRDVIVKIAEVAFKQLMKGNVMFYEEDLTESGIDVTDASVYSGICTEIFKEESVIHQRKVYSFIHLSVQEFLAAFYVFYYHIESTTEQCFDSLENLHERVADKAVMNENGQLDLFLRFLLGISLDSNQRLLQDLLSQTKNSSESIRRTTEFIKEKIKAGHGLTTERSINLFLCLLEVKDQTLSREIQEFVKSVNYTEKKLSPAHCSTIAYMLQMSEEVLDELDLKKYNTSDEGRRRLVPAVINCTKALLAGCNLTGQCCESLLSALQSSNCVLRDLDLTNNDLQDSGVRLLSDGLKSLNCQLEILRLSGCMVTKEGCGYLSSALSSNPSHLRELDLSYNHPGQSGDQLLNHKLEDPNYKLQILNLDHGGHFRITPGLRKYACDLTLDPNTAHTQLILSDGNKKTTYVKENQPYPDHSERFERFEQVLCRESLTGRCYWEAEWSGLGHVAVAYKGINRKGGIGCWFGLNEKSWNLYYCDTTYTVWHNNKSTDIPRSSSSNRVGVYLDWSAGTLSFYSVSDTHTLTHLYTFNTTFTEPLYAGFKIYSDSSVFLCQI, from the exons ATGAATTTCCATGAGAAGAAGGATTATCAGGACACTGACTTTAAAATGAGTTCTCCATCTGCTGAATCAAGATGTGATCCACCCATAAAGAATCTGAGCTCTGACTTTAGTGATGCATCAGTGATCTCTGATCACAG CAGGTGTAAGAGACAGAGAACAGAGCCTCCAGAACCCAGTGGTGTGTCTGTAAAGAGTGATGCATCTATGATGGATCCCCCTGCACTCAGTGAGGCAACAGTGACCTCTGATCCCAG cAGGAGGAAGAAATGTGAGCTGAACAGATCTGTGCCCTCTACATCCCACTCTCAGACCCACATTAGGCAAGAAAGAACTGAAGCAGTCTTGCGGACAGACACACTGAAGATGGCAAACCTGCAGAGAGTCAAAGACCAGCATAAAATCAGCATAAAGATTAAATATGAAAGATTGTTTGAGGGAAACAAACTCCAAGAGAAtgaaaccctcctgaacaggaTCTACACACAGCTCTACGTCATAGAAGGAAAGTttgaaggagtgaatgaagaacatgagGTTTTACAGATGGAGAAAACAGTCAGAACACAACACTTCCAAGACACTCCAATTgactgcaatgacatctttaaagCCTCACCTAAACCAGGATGTGAGGAGAAGGTCCAAATCAAGACTGTTCTTACTAAAGGCATCGCTGGAATTGGAAAAaccgtctctgtgcagaagttcgtTCTGGACTGGGCTGATGGAAAAGCTAATCAGGAtgtagatttcatgtttgtaCTTCCATTTCGAGAGCTAAACTTGATCCGAGATCATTATTACAGTCTTCACAGACTTCTGCTGGACTTTCATCCTGAACTTCAAGATCTGGACTCAAAGATTTATGAGGAGtgtaaagttgtgttcatctttgacggtctggatgaaagcagaatcacactgatgttttcagatgCTCAGAAAGTTTGTGATGTGAACGAGTCTTCATCAGTGGGTGTGTTGATGTCAAACCTCATGAAAGGAGAgttgcttccctctgctctcatctggatcacctccagaccagcagcagccaatcagataccCTTCAAATACATCAACCATGTGACAGAAATTCAGGGATTCAGTGAGCCTCAGATggaggaatatttcaggaagagatTCAGTGACCAGCATCAAGTcagcagaatcatctcacacatcagaagagcaagaagcctccacatcatgtgccacatccccgtcttctgctggatctcatccACTGTGCTTCAGAAGCTCCTGAAAGAAGATCTGAGTGTAGAAATCCCTCAAACTttgactgaaatgtacatccactTCCTGCGGATTCATATTAACATGAGGAACCAGAAGTATGAAGAGAGAGATTCAGAGAAACTCCTGCAGTCCAACAGAGATGTGATTGTGAAAATTGCTGAAGTGGCTTTCAAACAACTGATGAAGGGCAATGTGATGTTCTATGAGGAGGACCTGACTGAAAGTGGCATAGATGTCACTGACgcctcagtgtattctgggatttgcactgagatcttTAAGGAGGAATCTGTGATTCATCAGAGGAAAGTCTACAGCTTTATCCATCTGAGTGTTCAGGAGTTTCTCGCTGCTTTCTATGTGTTTTACTACCACATAGAGAGCACTACTGAACAATGTTTTGATTCCCTGGAAAATCTCCATGAAAGAGTGGCTGATAAGGCTGTAATGAACGAAAATGGACAGCTGGATCTGTTCTTGCGGTTCCTGTTGGGCATCTCACTGGActccaatcagagactcttacAGGATCTACTGTCACAGACAAAGAACAGCTCAGAGAGCATAAGGAGAACCACAGAGTTCATCAAAGAGAAGATCAAAGCTGGACATGGACTCACCACTGAAAGGTCCATCAATCTGTTCCTCTGTCTGTTGGAAGTAAAAGATCAGACTCTGTCTAGAGAGATTCAGGAGTTTGTGAAATCAGTTAATTACACAGAGAAGAAACTCTCTCCTGCTCACTGCTCAACAATCGCCTACATGCTTCAAATGTCAGAGGAGGTGCTGGATGAGCTGGACCTCAAGAAATACAACACATCAGATGAGGGTAGAAGAAGACTGGTACCAGCTGTGATCAACTGCACAAAAGCTCT CCTTGCTGGCTGCAATCTCACTGGTCAGTGTTGTGAGAGTTTGTTATCAGCTCTACAATCTTCAAACTGTGTCCTGAGAGATCTGGACCTGACTAACAATGACCTACAGGATTCAGGAGTGAGGCTACTCTCGGATGGACTGAAAAGTTtaaactgtcagctggagataTTGAG gttgtctggctgtatggtgacaaaggaaggctgtggttatttgtcttcagctctgagttcaaacccctcacacttGAGAGAGCttgatctgagctacaatcacccaggacaaTCAGGAGACCAGCTGCTCAACCACAAACTGGAGGATCCAAATTATAAACTGCAGATACTTAA TTTGGACCATGGAGGACATTTTAGGATCACACCAGGTCTACGAAAAT ATGCCTgtgatctcacactggatccaaacacagcacacaCTCAACTCATCCTTTCTGAtgggaacaaaaaaacaacatatgtgAAAGAGAATCAGCCATATCCTGATCATTCAGAGAGATTTGAACGCTTTGAGCAGGTTCTGTGTCGAGAGAGTCtgactggacgctgttactgggaggctGAATGGAGCGGCTTGGGTCATGTAGCAGTGGCATATAAAGGAATCAACAGGAAGGGAGGTATTGGTTGTTGGTTTGGACTCAATGAAAAGTCCTGGAATCTTTACTATTGTGATACGACTTACACTGTATGGCACAATAATAAAAGCACTGACATTCCTCGCTCTTCATCCTCTAATAGAGTAGGAGTGTATCTGGACTGGTCGGCTGgcactctgtccttctacagtgtctctgacacacacacactcacacacttataCACATTCAACACCACATTCACTGAACCCCTCTATGCTGGGTTTAAGATTTATTCTGATTCTTCAGTGTTTCTATGTCAGATTTAA